The Oncorhynchus tshawytscha isolate Ot180627B linkage group LG30, Otsh_v2.0, whole genome shotgun sequence genome includes a region encoding these proteins:
- the LOC112228317 gene encoding septin-8-A isoform X2 codes for MAATDVDIFSNEEKRNLSLGGHVGFDSLPDQLVSKSVTQGFCFNILCVGETGIGKSTLMNTLFNTMFENEEASHYQNGVCMRPRTYDLQESNVHLKLTIVDTVGFGDQINKEESYKPIVDYIDTQFEKYLQEELKIKRSLFNYHDGRVHICLYFIAPTGHSLKSLDLVTMKKLDSKVNIIPIIAKADTISKSELHKFKIKIMSELVSNGVQIYQFPTDDHAVTEINSSMNAHLPFAVVGSVEEVKVGNKTVRARQYPWGVVQVENESHCDFVKLREMLIRVNMEDLREQTHARHYELYRRCKLEEMGFTDTDPDCQPFSLQETYEAKRKEFMGDLQKKEEEMRQMFVNKVKETEAELKEKERELHNKFEQLKHMHQEEKRKVEEKRRDLEEEMNAFNRRKVAAETLSLAQPLKKDKDKKK; via the exons ATGGCTGCTACGGACGTAGACATATTTTCT AATGAAGAAAAGCGTAATCTCAGTTTGGGTGGCCATGTTGGTTTTGACAGCCTTCCCGATCAGTTGGTCAGTAAATCGGTGACACAGGGTTTCTGCTTCAATATCCTCTGTGTAG GGGAAACGGGTATTGGCAAGTCGACGTTAATGAATACACTTTTTAACACAATGTTTGAGAACGAGGAGGCCAGCCACTACCAGAATGGCGTGTGTATGCGGCCCAGAACATATGACCTCCAGGAGAGCAACGTCCACCTCAAGCTGACTATTGTGGACACTGTGGGGTTCGGGGACCAGATCAACAAAGAGGAGAG ttATAAACCGATAGTGGACTATATCGACACACAGTTTGAAAAGTACCTGCAGGAAGAGCTGAAAATCAAGCGCTCCCTCTTCAACTACCACGACGGGAGGGTCCACATCTGTCTGTACTTCATTGCTCCCACGGGGCATTCACTGAAGTCTTTGGATTTAGTTACCATGAAGAAACTGGACAGCAAG GTGAATATAATCCCCATCATCGCTAAAGCCGATACAATCTCCAAGAGCGAGCTCCATAAATTCAAGATTAAAATCATGAGTGAGCTGGTGAGCAACGGAGTGCAGATCTATCAGTTCCCCACAGATGACCACGCAGTCACAGAGATCAACTCCTCCATGAat GCTCACCTTCCCTTCGCTGTGGTGGGGAGCGTCGAGGAGGTTAAAGTGGGAAACAAAACGGTGAGGGCCAGGCAGTACCCCTGGGGAGTAGTACAAG TGGAGAACGAGAGCCACTGTGACTTTGTGAAGCTGCGTGAGATGCTGATCAGGGTGAACATGGAGGATCTGAGAGAGCAGACTCATGCCCGCCACTACGAGCTCTACCGCCGCTGCAAACTGGAGGAGATGGGATTCACAGATACAGACCCCGACTGTCAGCCGTTCAG TCTCCAGGAGACCTATGAGGCCAAGAGGAAAGAGTTCATGGGAGACCTgcagaagaaagaggaggagatgcgaCAGATGTTtgtcaacaaagtgaaggagaCTGAGGCAGAgctgaaagagaaggagagagag TTACACAACAAGTTTGAGCAGCTGAAGCACATGcaccaggaggagaagaggaaggtggaggagaagaggcgaGACCTGGAGGAGGAAATGAACGCCTTCAACCGCAGGAAAGTGGCAGCTGAGACATTGTCCTTAGCCCAGCCACTCAAGAAGGACAAGGACAAAAAAAAGTAA
- the LOC112228317 gene encoding septin-8-A isoform X3, which produces MAATDVDIFSNEEKRNLSLGGHVGFDSLPDQLVSKSVTQGFCFNILCVGETGIGKSTLMNTLFNTMFENEEASHYQNGVCMRPRTYDLQESNVHLKLTIVDTVGFGDQINKEESYKPIVDYIDTQFEKYLQEELKIKRSLFNYHDGRVHICLYFIAPTGHSLKSLDLVTMKKLDSKVNIIPIIAKADTISKSELHKFKIKIMSELVSNGVQIYQFPTDDHAVTEINSSMNAHLPFAVVGSVEEVKVGNKTVRARQYPWGVVQVENESHCDFVKLREMLIRVNMEDLREQTHARHYELYRRCKLEEMGFTDTDPDCQPFSLQETYEAKRKEFMGDLQKKEEEMRQMFVNKVKETEAELKEKERELHNKFEQLKHMHQEEKRKVEEKRRDLEEEMNAFNRRKVAAETLSLAQPLKKDKDKKN; this is translated from the exons ATGGCTGCTACGGACGTAGACATATTTTCT AATGAAGAAAAGCGTAATCTCAGTTTGGGTGGCCATGTTGGTTTTGACAGCCTTCCCGATCAGTTGGTCAGTAAATCGGTGACACAGGGTTTCTGCTTCAATATCCTCTGTGTAG GGGAAACGGGTATTGGCAAGTCGACGTTAATGAATACACTTTTTAACACAATGTTTGAGAACGAGGAGGCCAGCCACTACCAGAATGGCGTGTGTATGCGGCCCAGAACATATGACCTCCAGGAGAGCAACGTCCACCTCAAGCTGACTATTGTGGACACTGTGGGGTTCGGGGACCAGATCAACAAAGAGGAGAG ttATAAACCGATAGTGGACTATATCGACACACAGTTTGAAAAGTACCTGCAGGAAGAGCTGAAAATCAAGCGCTCCCTCTTCAACTACCACGACGGGAGGGTCCACATCTGTCTGTACTTCATTGCTCCCACGGGGCATTCACTGAAGTCTTTGGATTTAGTTACCATGAAGAAACTGGACAGCAAG GTGAATATAATCCCCATCATCGCTAAAGCCGATACAATCTCCAAGAGCGAGCTCCATAAATTCAAGATTAAAATCATGAGTGAGCTGGTGAGCAACGGAGTGCAGATCTATCAGTTCCCCACAGATGACCACGCAGTCACAGAGATCAACTCCTCCATGAat GCTCACCTTCCCTTCGCTGTGGTGGGGAGCGTCGAGGAGGTTAAAGTGGGAAACAAAACGGTGAGGGCCAGGCAGTACCCCTGGGGAGTAGTACAAG TGGAGAACGAGAGCCACTGTGACTTTGTGAAGCTGCGTGAGATGCTGATCAGGGTGAACATGGAGGATCTGAGAGAGCAGACTCATGCCCGCCACTACGAGCTCTACCGCCGCTGCAAACTGGAGGAGATGGGATTCACAGATACAGACCCCGACTGTCAGCCGTTCAG TCTCCAGGAGACCTATGAGGCCAAGAGGAAAGAGTTCATGGGAGACCTgcagaagaaagaggaggagatgcgaCAGATGTTtgtcaacaaagtgaaggagaCTGAGGCAGAgctgaaagagaaggagagagag TTACACAACAAGTTTGAGCAGCTGAAGCACATGcaccaggaggagaagaggaaggtggaggagaagaggcgaGACCTGGAGGAGGAAATGAACGCCTTCAACCGCAGGAAAGTGGCAGCTGAGACATTGTCCTTAGCCCAGCCACTCAAGAAGGACAAGGACAAAAAAAA
- the sowahab gene encoding ankyrin repeat domain-containing protein SOWAHA yields the protein MDFTQEAIISLLIEEGGKLKNSELLTKFKDSLNCTDPAEKKQNRDLFKRFVNTVAVVKEIEDVRYIVLKKKYQHLLQETEDVQKSESEEVPEPGEHSPVWNSENNAHSQNGGSEISSENVQEPVITSVGECVSNDSAMHSFIELAFKEKVDFKPKRSLNFNIDHTSDVQREYIPSGGAVYPGKTKNPSVQKPFALPLRMPPNLARVEIHKLKSEDDDGPPRRAGSTDQDAHSSSRTKRRPSTMSVGLSSPLPRRAVKITNPSEEPKYTSTVPLEEAEHEWLVRSAAGHWRRVYGLLLRDTQLAEKKDFMSGFTALHWAAKCGNSEMVGSIINISRQGGMDLDVNARTYGGYTPLHIAALHDQEFVLAMLVHEYGADVNIRDNCGKKPYHYLRKGISSEVRELLGEPKVQPQEVLQAEREELDIFPDLSKGLHTISRLFNPHMEKKKKHKQRPSVYLLGVNPRDERDESSSNHRETSDAFK from the coding sequence ATGGATTTCACTCAAGAAGCTATTATCTCGCTGTTGATAGAAGAAGGGGGGAAGTTGAAGAATTCCGAGTTGCTGACTAAATTCAAAGATTCCTTGAACTGCACTGATCCCGCAGAGAAGAAACAGAACAGGGATCTATTCAAAAGGTTTGTGAACACTGTTGCTGTCGTGAAAGAAATTGAAGATGTCAGGTATATTGTACTAAAGAAAAAATATCAGCATTTGTTACAAGAAACAGAGGATGTTCAAAAGTCTGAAAGTGAAGAGGTCCCCGAGCCAGGTGAACACTCACCTGTATGGAACAGCGAGAACAATGCACATTCTCAAAATGGAGGAAGTGAGATAAGTTCTGAAAATGTCCAAGAACCTGTTATTACAAGTGTCGGTGAATGTGTCTCAAATGACAGTGCCATGCATTCATTTATAGAGCTGGCATTTAAAGAAAAAGTGGATTTCAAACCAAAAAGGTCACTGAATTTCAACATAGACCATACTTCTGATGTGCAGAGAGAATATATCCCCTCTGGGGGGGCTGTGTATCCTGGGAAGACAAAGAACCCTAGTGTGCAGAAGCCATTTGCACTGCCTTTACGAATGCCTCCAAACTTGGCCAGAGTAGAGATCCATAAACTCAAATCTGAGGATGACGATGGCCCTCCAAGGAGAGCTGGATCCACTGACCAAGATGCACACAGCTCCTCTAGAACCAAGAGAAGACCATCCACTATGAGTGTGGGTTTAAGCTCTCCGCTACCAAGGAGGGCTGTCAAGATCACCAACCCTTCTGAGGAGCCCAAGTACACATCCACAGTCCCCCTGGAAGAGGCAGAGCATGAGTGGCTGGTGAGGTCTGCTGCTGGACACTGGAGACGGGTGTACGGCCTGCTCctcagagacacacagctggCAGAGAAGAAGGACTTCATGTCCGGCTTCACAGCCCTTCACTGGGCAGCCAAGTGTGGTAACAGTGAGATGGTGGGTAGTATCATCAACATATCCAGGCAAGGTGGAATGGACCTCGACGTCAATGCCAGAACATATGGAGGGTACACGCCACTGCACATTGCTGCTTTGCATGACCAGGAGTTTGTGTTGGCCATGCTGGTGCATGAATACGGAGCGGATGTGAATATAAGGGACAATTGTGGAAAGAAGCCATATCACTACCTGCGCAAAGGGATTTCTTCTGAGGTGAGGGAGCTGCTTGGTGAACCTAAGGTCCAGCCCCAGGAAGTTCTCCAAGCGGAAAGGGAGGAGCTAGATATCTTCCCAGACCTCTCCAAAGGCTTGCATACGATAAGTCGCCTCTTCAATCCCCATatggaaaaaaagaaaaagcacAAGCAAAGACCCTCTGTCTATTTGCTGGGTGTCAACccgagggatgagagagatgagagttcaTCCAATCACAGAGAGACCTCAGATGCATTTAAGTAA